From a region of the Leptospira kmetyi serovar Malaysia str. Bejo-Iso9 genome:
- a CDS encoding lipase family alpha/beta hydrolase encodes MRKVNLRILLALTFLITNVTYASGGGSSSKPLSGSYPIVLAHGTLGWGNGSTITDYWGGNAAYLRNQGATVFTPTVTSLESSSARATQLKTQILAGLAANNYTGKIHLIGHSQGGLDSRYMIANLGMASKIASLTTLNTPHYGSPIANIMYSVIPSWALPYVSTIVGTVVQVVLGQSNQNAAAALKMFTTANLQTFNANTPNNGSVKYFSYGSTISIPDLIQHPLMGLLQPICAIGGPFYGLSIANDGVVPDSSQRWGTWKGGPSIPLLTTGIDHLEAPNTLYLGQLWYDSNAYFLKMASNAKSNQ; translated from the coding sequence ATGAGAAAAGTGAATTTAAGAATTTTGTTAGCGTTGACGTTTTTAATAACGAACGTTACGTATGCTTCCGGTGGAGGGTCTTCCAGCAAACCTCTTTCCGGCAGTTATCCGATCGTCCTGGCTCACGGGACTCTGGGTTGGGGAAACGGCTCCACGATCACCGACTATTGGGGTGGAAATGCCGCTTACTTAAGAAACCAAGGTGCAACCGTTTTTACTCCGACGGTTACTTCGCTTGAATCCAGCTCTGCAAGAGCGACTCAGCTCAAAACTCAAATCTTAGCGGGACTTGCAGCAAACAATTACACCGGAAAGATCCATCTCATCGGACATTCTCAAGGTGGATTGGATTCCCGTTATATGATCGCAAACCTCGGAATGGCGAGCAAGATCGCTTCCTTGACCACTCTGAATACTCCGCACTACGGAAGTCCGATTGCGAACATTATGTATTCCGTAATTCCAAGTTGGGCTTTGCCTTACGTTTCCACGATCGTTGGAACCGTAGTTCAAGTCGTTCTCGGACAATCCAATCAAAACGCCGCGGCGGCTTTGAAGATGTTTACTACGGCTAATCTTCAAACCTTCAACGCAAACACTCCGAACAACGGTTCCGTGAAGTATTTCTCGTACGGTTCCACGATTTCGATTCCGGATCTGATCCAACATCCTCTGATGGGATTGTTGCAACCGATCTGCGCGATCGGAGGACCTTTCTACGGATTGAGCATTGCGAACGACGGTGTGGTTCCCGATTCTTCCCAAAGATGGGGAACTTGGAAAGGTGGCCCTTCGATTCCTCTTTTGACAACCGGGATCGATCACCTCGAAGCGCCTAACACGCTTTATCTGGGTCAACTCTGGTATGATTCCAACGCTTATTTCTTGAAAATGGCGTCCAACGCAAAATCGAATCAGTAA
- a CDS encoding efflux RND transporter permease subunit, with translation MLSRLLNISLNNPILSAGIVFSLFVYSFFTLKEVPIDAVPDITNTQVIVIAKTGSLDPEQVEKVVTFPLETELMGMPNLIDVRSVSKFGLSNISLIFKENTDIYQARSMVLERIASAKEKLPKGIAPTIVPNTTGLGEIFFYTVEAKPGSKLASVPEKDRLLYLRTIQDYTVRPQLKALVPGIVEVDSNGGYEKEIHIDLNPSKMKTWGITIDQLIGELSTIGESFGGGFIENEGKVAIVRAYGIKKNLNSLSEVTVRRTLTGAPIRVGDIAEVKEHGKQRLGGASSEGKEIVLGTAMMLRGENSYQVNADLNKAVSNLNLPEDVQVRVLLERSFLIHSTIRTVLRNLSEGAILVVLTLFFILFNIKASIIVAMIIPGSMLLTAIFMKIFGISANLMSLGAIDFGLLVDASIVITENVLTRFERENIIGKEEKIKTILSASLEVLKPVSFGVVVIMLVYVPILTLDGIPGKMFRPMAETVLLALGFSLLLAVFFLPPLLYFFIRPTNGHKANEKIKKGKIVALYETYLPTLLDKPKPIILGSLAFFILTLLIYLRMGTVFLPKLMEGDLMLVVVREGDISTEESLKEQKEVETLLMGMPEVKSVFSRIGTSSVANDPMGTFNADTFIVLKKESLNDLMKPDQWENFLNRIHQKVQDRFPSSELTLSQPLEARFNELLEGSRADISVRILGKNLNTLLDLQGALKETLHKIPGAAEVELDPIMALRKSTVIDISPDPSKLKYYNVSLPLFNSVVEASMSGFELGGYYEEEVRFPIKIWLSEDFRNRESEISNIGVGTADGGMIPIKLLASIEKKDKVMTISRNKSRRFVAVSVNLRGRDLEGFYSEAKEKISGIHIPNGYSVFWGGQIENLAKAKEKLSVILPATFLMIFVVLYLGLRSVRQALLVFFCVPFALTGGIWFVFLRGMDLSVSAFVGCIALSGIAVLNGLVKLDTIHRIREEKNLSVRDAVLEGATSRIRPVIMTALVASFGFIPMAFGSGLGSEVQKPLATVVIGGIVSSTILTLVILPVFYYWIEKNSEN, from the coding sequence ATGCTGTCCAGACTTTTGAATATCAGCTTAAATAATCCGATTCTCTCCGCGGGAATCGTTTTTTCTCTGTTCGTTTATTCCTTCTTCACCTTGAAGGAGGTTCCTATCGACGCGGTTCCGGACATCACGAATACGCAGGTGATCGTGATCGCCAAGACCGGTTCCTTGGATCCCGAGCAAGTGGAGAAGGTGGTCACCTTTCCTCTCGAAACCGAGTTGATGGGAATGCCTAATCTGATCGACGTTCGTTCCGTATCTAAATTCGGATTATCTAATATTTCTTTGATCTTTAAGGAGAACACCGATATATATCAGGCTCGAAGTATGGTCTTGGAAAGAATCGCAAGCGCAAAGGAAAAACTTCCGAAAGGAATCGCGCCCACGATCGTACCGAACACGACCGGACTCGGAGAGATTTTCTTTTATACGGTCGAAGCGAAACCGGGAAGCAAACTCGCATCGGTTCCCGAAAAGGATCGTTTGCTTTATCTGAGAACGATTCAGGATTATACGGTTCGTCCGCAGTTGAAGGCGCTCGTTCCCGGAATCGTGGAGGTGGATTCCAACGGAGGATACGAAAAGGAAATTCATATCGATCTGAATCCTTCCAAGATGAAGACCTGGGGAATCACGATCGATCAGTTGATCGGAGAATTGTCCACGATCGGAGAAAGTTTCGGCGGAGGTTTTATCGAAAACGAGGGAAAGGTCGCGATCGTTCGAGCCTATGGAATCAAAAAGAATCTAAATTCCCTTTCCGAAGTAACGGTACGAAGAACGTTGACGGGCGCTCCGATCCGGGTCGGGGACATCGCCGAAGTAAAGGAACACGGCAAACAACGATTAGGCGGCGCAAGTTCCGAAGGAAAGGAAATCGTCTTGGGAACCGCGATGATGTTGCGCGGAGAAAACAGTTATCAAGTCAACGCGGATTTGAACAAGGCCGTTTCCAATCTGAATTTACCCGAAGACGTTCAGGTTCGGGTCTTACTCGAAAGATCCTTTCTGATTCATTCCACAATCCGGACCGTACTTCGAAATCTTTCCGAAGGCGCGATCTTGGTCGTGCTTACCTTGTTTTTTATTCTCTTCAACATAAAGGCTTCGATCATCGTCGCGATGATCATACCGGGATCGATGTTGTTGACCGCGATCTTTATGAAAATTTTCGGCATCTCCGCCAATCTCATGAGTTTGGGAGCGATCGACTTCGGTCTTCTCGTGGATGCGTCGATCGTGATCACCGAAAACGTTCTGACTCGATTCGAAAGGGAGAATATTATCGGCAAAGAAGAGAAGATCAAAACGATTCTAAGCGCGTCCTTGGAGGTATTAAAACCGGTTTCGTTCGGGGTCGTCGTGATTATGCTCGTTTATGTTCCGATTTTAACGTTAGACGGAATACCGGGGAAGATGTTTCGTCCTATGGCCGAAACAGTTTTGTTGGCTCTCGGGTTCAGCCTTTTGTTGGCCGTGTTTTTTCTACCTCCGCTTTTGTATTTTTTTATCAGGCCGACAAACGGTCATAAGGCGAACGAAAAGATCAAAAAGGGAAAAATCGTCGCGTTGTATGAAACCTATCTTCCGACTTTGCTCGACAAACCGAAACCGATCATACTCGGATCTCTCGCGTTTTTTATTCTTACCTTGTTAATCTATTTGAGAATGGGAACCGTCTTTCTTCCCAAGTTGATGGAAGGCGATTTGATGCTCGTAGTCGTACGGGAAGGCGACATCAGCACGGAAGAGAGTTTGAAGGAACAAAAGGAAGTCGAAACTCTTTTGATGGGAATGCCCGAGGTCAAAAGCGTTTTTTCGAGAATCGGAACGAGCTCCGTCGCGAACGATCCGATGGGGACGTTTAACGCGGATACGTTTATCGTTTTAAAAAAAGAATCGTTAAACGACTTGATGAAACCGGACCAATGGGAGAATTTTTTAAACCGAATTCATCAAAAGGTTCAGGATCGATTTCCGAGTTCGGAGCTGACTCTCAGCCAACCTTTGGAAGCGAGATTCAACGAACTTCTCGAAGGAAGTCGAGCGGATATCAGCGTACGAATTCTCGGTAAAAACCTAAACACTCTTTTGGATCTCCAAGGAGCCTTAAAGGAAACCCTACACAAAATTCCCGGCGCTGCCGAGGTGGAACTCGATCCGATCATGGCTCTGAGAAAGTCGACTGTGATCGACATATCCCCCGATCCGAGTAAATTAAAATATTATAATGTATCTCTTCCGTTGTTCAACAGCGTGGTCGAGGCTTCCATGAGCGGGTTCGAACTCGGAGGATATTACGAGGAAGAGGTTCGATTTCCGATTAAAATATGGCTCTCCGAGGACTTTAGAAACAGAGAATCCGAAATATCGAACATAGGAGTTGGAACCGCGGACGGAGGAATGATTCCCATCAAGTTACTCGCGTCGATCGAAAAAAAAGACAAGGTCATGACGATCTCCAGGAATAAGTCCAGAAGATTCGTCGCCGTTTCGGTCAATCTTCGCGGAAGAGATCTCGAAGGTTTTTATTCCGAAGCCAAGGAAAAAATCTCGGGCATTCATATTCCGAACGGTTATTCGGTTTTCTGGGGAGGACAAATCGAAAACTTAGCGAAGGCGAAGGAAAAACTATCCGTGATTCTTCCCGCTACGTTTTTGATGATCTTCGTGGTTTTATATCTCGGACTTCGATCGGTTCGACAAGCCTTACTCGTGTTCTTCTGCGTTCCGTTCGCATTAACGGGAGGGATTTGGTTTGTCTTTTTAAGAGGAATGGATCTAAGCGTTTCCGCTTTCGTCGGATGTATCGCGTTATCCGGAATCGCGGTTTTAAACGGACTCGTGAAACTCGATACGATTCATAGAATCCGAGAGGAAAAAAATCTTTCGGTACGAGACGCGGTGTTGGAAGGGGCGACGAGCAGGATTCGACCCGTGATCATGACGGCTTTGGTGGCCTCTTTCGGTTTTATACCGATGGCTTTCGGAAGCGGACTCGGATCGGAAGTGCAGAAACCGTTGGCGACGGTGGTGATCGGAGGAATCGTCTCGTCCACGATCTTGACTCTGGTGATTCTTCCGGTTTTTTACTATTGGATAGAAAAGAATTCAGAAAATTAG
- a CDS encoding lipase family alpha/beta hydrolase — MKSVMRILSVSLVFLLTSVLSASGGGSSSKPLSGSYPIVLAHGLFGWGNNSTVIDYWGGNAAYLTGQGAVVLTPSVTALNSSASRAAQLKTAILTAMAANNYTGKVHVIGHSQGGLDARYMVSNLSMGSKVATVTTLNTPHYGSPIANIVLTVIPSWALPYVSTIIEAIAGVVYGDSSQNATAALKLLTTDGAKTFNASVPNVSGVKYFSYGSTITVADLIQHPAMGLLQPICAIGAPFYGMSVANDGVVPDSSQRWGTWKGGPSIPLLTTGIDHLEATNALYLGQLWYDTNAYFLKMASNAKSNQ, encoded by the coding sequence ATGAAAAGTGTGATGAGAATATTAAGTGTTTCGCTTGTTTTTCTGTTAACAAGTGTGTTGTCCGCATCGGGTGGAGGTTCTTCCAGCAAACCTCTTTCCGGTAGTTATCCGATCGTTCTGGCTCACGGCCTGTTTGGTTGGGGAAACAATTCTACCGTGATCGACTATTGGGGCGGAAACGCGGCGTATCTGACCGGTCAAGGTGCGGTCGTTTTAACTCCGTCCGTTACTGCTTTGAACTCAAGTGCAAGCAGAGCCGCACAATTAAAAACCGCAATTCTTACGGCGATGGCCGCGAACAATTATACCGGAAAGGTTCACGTCATCGGGCATTCTCAAGGCGGACTGGATGCACGTTATATGGTTTCCAACCTTTCCATGGGTAGCAAGGTTGCGACCGTGACTACTCTCAACACTCCGCACTACGGAAGTCCGATTGCGAACATCGTTTTGACGGTGATTCCAAGCTGGGCTCTTCCCTACGTTTCCACGATTATAGAAGCGATTGCGGGTGTGGTTTACGGGGATTCCAGCCAAAACGCAACGGCAGCTTTAAAATTGCTCACAACCGACGGAGCAAAGACGTTTAACGCTTCCGTGCCGAACGTTTCCGGAGTGAAGTATTTTTCTTACGGTTCAACCATCACCGTGGCCGATCTGATTCAACATCCAGCGATGGGATTGTTACAACCGATCTGCGCGATCGGAGCTCCTTTCTACGGAATGAGCGTTGCGAACGACGGTGTGGTTCCCGATTCTTCTCAAAGATGGGGAACTTGGAAAGGTGGACCTTCGATTCCTCTTTTGACGACGGGGATCGATCACCTCGAAGCGACAAACGCGCTGTATCTAGGTCAACTCTGGTATGACACGAACGCTTACTTTTTGAAAATGGCGTCCAACGCAAAATCGAATCAGTAA